In Salmo trutta chromosome 37, fSalTru1.1, whole genome shotgun sequence, the following proteins share a genomic window:
- the LOC115176791 gene encoding protein S100-A1: MGSKLESAMEGLIQVFHSYSSKEGDKYKLSKVELKNLLQGELSDFLAACKDPMVVEKIMSDLDENKDGEVDFQEFVILVSVLTVACNEFFVQGLNE, from the exons ATGGGTTCCAAACTCGAGAGTGCAATGGAGGGGCTAATTCAAGTGTTCCACTCCTACTCTTCAAAAGAAGGGGACAAGTACAAGCTGAGCAAAGTTGAGCTGAAGAATCTGTTGCAGGGTGAACTGAGTGACTTCCTGGCG gcatGCAAGGACCCTATGGTAGTAGAGAAGATCATGAGTGATCTGGATGAAAACAAAGATGGCGAAGTGGACTTCCAGGAGTTTGTCATCTTGGTTTCTGTGCTGACGGTGGCCTGTAACGAGTTCTTTGTACAGGGCCTGAATGAATGA
- the LOC115176790 gene encoding protein RRNAD1-like gives MRHITQFGYPMSSWVQGLLGHQLSYKAREGACHAIEDYVHRLREESGLLRMHCYRATLEIVIREVKPELRRPGVQAIKKAHLPFTEYARLGRPRVGLPPDLPLDTCRAGAMLRQEGRVVVYFSVALQLAPVV, from the exons ATGAGACATATCACTCAGTTTGGCTACCCAATGAGCTCCTGGGTGCAGGGGTTGCTGGGACATCAGCTGTCCTATAAAGCGCGGGAGGGGGCGTGTCACGCCATAGAGGACTACGTGCACAGGCTGCGGGAGGAGAGTGGGTTGCTAAGAATGCACTGTTATCGGGCAACCCTGGAGATAGTTATCAGGGAGGTGAAGCCAGAGCTGCGCAGGCCCGGAGTCCAGGCGATAAAGAAAGCACATCTACCCTTTACAGA GTATGCCCGTCTGGGTCGGCCCCGCGTTGGCCTGCCCCCTGACCTGCCCCTGGACACCTGCAGAGCGGGGGCCATGCTGAGGCAGGAGGGTCGTGTGGTGGTATACTTCAGCGTGGCTCTGCAACTGGCACCGGTGGTGTAG